In the Deinococcus ficus genome, one interval contains:
- a CDS encoding MMPL family transporter: MSSSPSGPSRFVRLLVPLVLIVVWFAAAGVGGPYFGRVEEVSSNDQTTFLPASADATRVAGRLKDFLGDRTIPAIAVFTADRELSGEELETLEAAVEALDGKEAVQGVSPLIGSEDGRAAQAFMPINADADIAEVVAEVRRDLKAAAPAGVTAYLTGPAGFTGDLTAAFGGIDGLLLLVALGAVLVILLAVYRSVLLPVVVLLTSLFALCVALLVNWWLAKWGVFTLTGQTQGILFILVIGAATDYSLLYTARYAEELRRHADKYGATVAALRGALEPVLASGGTVIAGLLCLLLSDLGSNHSLGPVAAVGIVFSMLAALTLLPALLFVLGRAAYWPQRPVYDPHRTDEAQSAAGVYARIGRWIARAPRLAWIGAAALLALGAAFVPTLRAGGVPQSELVLGVSDARDGQRALAQHFPGGSGSPAYVLTAQGNLDAVGATLLRAPGVAAVSVLSEEWPSGSAPVTEDGVQGFGPPGAPPATPTVRGGDVLLQATLKAPADSAEAAATVRGLREQLGATARIGGSTAVAIDTTDTSIRDRTLIIPLILAVIFVILVLLLRSLLMPALLMATTVLSFGTALGVSALVFNGLLDLPGADPSVPLYGFVFLVALGIDYNIFLMTRVREEALRLGTRPGILRGLAVTGGVITSAGMVLAATFAALAVIPILFLLQLAFIVAFGVLLDTFLVRTVLVPALAYDLGPRAWWPARLPADRAP, from the coding sequence ATGTCCTCTTCTCCGTCTGGGCCGTCGCGGTTCGTGCGGCTGCTGGTGCCGCTGGTGCTCATCGTGGTGTGGTTCGCGGCGGCCGGGGTGGGCGGGCCGTACTTCGGCCGGGTGGAGGAGGTGTCCTCGAACGACCAGACGACCTTCCTGCCGGCCAGCGCGGACGCCACGCGGGTCGCCGGGCGCCTGAAGGACTTCCTGGGGGACCGGACGATTCCCGCCATCGCGGTGTTCACCGCCGACCGCGAACTGAGCGGTGAGGAGCTGGAAACGCTGGAGGCCGCTGTGGAGGCCCTGGACGGAAAGGAGGCGGTGCAGGGCGTCTCGCCGCTGATCGGGTCGGAGGACGGCCGGGCCGCGCAGGCGTTCATGCCCATCAACGCGGACGCGGACATCGCGGAGGTGGTGGCGGAGGTGCGCCGGGACCTGAAGGCCGCCGCGCCGGCCGGCGTGACCGCGTACCTGACCGGTCCGGCCGGGTTCACCGGGGACCTCACGGCGGCGTTCGGCGGCATCGACGGGCTGCTGCTGCTGGTGGCGCTGGGGGCGGTGCTGGTGATTCTGCTGGCGGTGTACCGCTCGGTGCTGCTGCCGGTGGTGGTGCTGCTGACCAGTCTGTTCGCGCTGTGCGTGGCGCTGCTGGTGAACTGGTGGCTGGCGAAGTGGGGCGTGTTCACCCTGACCGGGCAGACGCAGGGCATCCTGTTCATCCTGGTGATCGGCGCGGCCACCGATTACTCCCTGCTGTACACCGCGCGGTACGCCGAGGAACTGCGCCGCCACGCCGACAAGTACGGCGCGACGGTGGCGGCGCTGCGGGGGGCGCTGGAGCCGGTGCTGGCGTCGGGCGGCACGGTGATCGCCGGGCTGCTGTGCCTGCTGCTCAGCGACCTGGGCTCCAACCATTCGCTGGGGCCGGTGGCGGCGGTGGGCATCGTGTTCTCCATGCTGGCGGCGCTGACGCTGCTGCCGGCGCTGCTGTTCGTGCTGGGCCGCGCCGCGTACTGGCCGCAGCGGCCGGTCTACGACCCGCACCGCACCGACGAGGCGCAGAGTGCGGCCGGCGTGTACGCCCGGATCGGACGCTGGATCGCGCGCGCGCCGCGCCTGGCGTGGATCGGGGCGGCGGCGCTGCTGGCGCTGGGCGCGGCGTTCGTGCCCACCCTGCGGGCAGGGGGCGTGCCGCAGAGCGAACTGGTGCTGGGCGTCTCGGATGCCCGCGACGGGCAGCGGGCCCTGGCGCAGCACTTCCCGGGCGGGTCCGGCAGCCCGGCGTACGTGCTGACCGCGCAGGGCAACCTGGACGCGGTGGGCGCCACGCTGCTGCGGGCCCCGGGGGTGGCGGCCGTGTCGGTGCTGAGCGAGGAGTGGCCGTCCGGGTCGGCGCCGGTCACCGAGGACGGCGTGCAGGGCTTCGGCCCTCCCGGCGCGCCGCCCGCGACGCCCACCGTGCGGGGCGGGGACGTGCTGCTTCAGGCCACGCTGAAAGCCCCCGCCGACAGTGCCGAGGCGGCCGCCACCGTGCGCGGCCTGCGCGAGCAGCTGGGCGCCACCGCGAGGATCGGGGGCAGCACTGCGGTCGCCATCGACACGACGGACACGTCCATCCGGGACCGGACGCTGATCATTCCGCTGATCCTGGCGGTGATTTTCGTGATTCTGGTGCTGCTGCTGCGCAGCCTGCTGATGCCCGCGCTGCTGATGGCGACCACCGTCCTGTCGTTCGGCACGGCGCTGGGCGTGTCGGCGCTGGTGTTCAACGGGCTGCTGGACCTGCCGGGCGCGGACCCGTCCGTGCCGCTGTACGGGTTCGTGTTCCTGGTGGCGCTGGGCATCGACTACAACATCTTCCTGATGACCCGTGTGCGCGAGGAGGCGCTGCGGCTGGGCACGCGGCCCGGCATCCTGCGGGGGCTGGCGGTGACGGGGGGCGTCATCACGTCTGCGGGCATGGTGCTCGCCGCGACCTTCGCGGCGCTGGCGGTGATTCCCATCCTGTTCCTGCTGCAACTGGCGTTCATCGTGGCGTTCGGGGTGCTGCTGGACACCTTCCTGGTGCGCACGGTGCTCGTGCCGGCGCTGGCGTACGACCTGGGGCCGC
- a CDS encoding sensor histidine kinase gives MTLDPGRSPRSPRPWTLARQYSLASLLVLLASLLVLGWWVGRQIEVGVTHRAAAAAALFVENYIVTPLQGLPARPWLTGAEKAELGWLLSNTPLGQDVVSIKVWAPGGRIVYGDQAGTTFEVDDEQARAWKGEVASGISNLTEDENRHLKRQHGRLLEIYAPIRQEGTDHVIAVAEFYHTVAALERDVRQAQLRSWAVVGSVMLLAYLLLAGLVRRGSDTIARQQSVLNAQVAAQQALLAQNAELHERVQRAATRIAEVHERVMERVSSDLHDGPAQDVSYALLRLDSLALHAGQEGAPTRAQTQRDLDALERSLTRAMQAMRDLAASVRLPDLQGLTLEGTLDRAVRDHRARTGSEVRTDWPALPADAPLPVKITAFRIVREALSNAFKHAGGQGQAVRAQVQGGLLTVQVTDTGPGFDATRPAAGDRHLGLVSMRERAESLGGHFTVRSGPAGTTVRAELPLTEFTGAPA, from the coding sequence ATGACCCTCGACCCCGGCCGGAGCCCACGGTCCCCCCGGCCCTGGACCCTTGCGCGGCAGTACAGCCTGGCGAGCCTGCTGGTGCTGCTCGCCAGCCTGCTGGTGCTGGGCTGGTGGGTGGGCCGCCAGATCGAGGTGGGCGTCACCCACCGCGCCGCCGCGGCCGCCGCGCTGTTCGTGGAGAACTACATCGTCACGCCCCTGCAGGGCCTGCCCGCCCGGCCCTGGCTGACCGGCGCCGAGAAGGCCGAACTGGGCTGGCTGTTGTCCAACACGCCGCTGGGTCAGGACGTCGTGAGCATCAAGGTCTGGGCGCCCGGGGGCCGCATCGTGTACGGCGATCAGGCCGGCACGACCTTCGAGGTGGACGACGAGCAGGCCCGCGCCTGGAAAGGCGAGGTCGCCTCCGGCATATCCAACCTGACCGAAGACGAGAACCGGCACCTGAAACGCCAGCACGGCCGCCTGCTGGAAATCTACGCGCCCATCCGCCAGGAAGGCACCGACCACGTCATCGCGGTGGCGGAGTTCTACCACACCGTCGCCGCGCTGGAACGCGACGTCCGGCAGGCCCAATTGCGCAGCTGGGCGGTGGTGGGCAGCGTGATGCTGCTCGCCTACCTGCTGCTGGCCGGACTGGTGCGGCGCGGCAGCGACACCATCGCCCGGCAGCAGTCGGTGCTGAACGCCCAGGTTGCCGCGCAGCAGGCCCTGCTGGCCCAGAACGCCGAGCTGCACGAGCGGGTGCAGCGCGCCGCCACCCGCATCGCCGAGGTGCACGAACGGGTGATGGAGCGGGTGTCCAGCGACCTGCACGACGGCCCCGCCCAGGACGTCAGCTACGCGCTGCTGCGGCTGGACAGCCTGGCCCTGCACGCCGGGCAGGAGGGCGCCCCCACCCGCGCGCAGACCCAGCGGGACCTGGACGCGCTGGAACGCTCCCTGACCCGTGCCATGCAGGCCATGCGGGACCTGGCCGCCAGCGTGCGCCTGCCCGACCTGCAGGGCCTGACCCTGGAAGGCACCCTGGACCGAGCCGTCCGCGACCACCGCGCCCGCACCGGCAGCGAGGTCCGCACCGACTGGCCGGCCCTGCCTGCCGACGCGCCGCTCCCCGTGAAGATCACCGCCTTCCGCATCGTGCGCGAGGCGCTCAGCAACGCCTTCAAACATGCCGGCGGGCAGGGACAGGCCGTCCGCGCCCAGGTGCAGGGCGGCCTGCTGACCGTGCAGGTCACGGACACCGGGCCCGGCTTCGACGCCACTCGGCCGGCGGCCGGGGACCGCCACCTGGGACTGGTCAGCATGCGGGAGCGCGCCGAGAGCCTGGGCGGGCACTTCACCGTCCGCAGCGGCCCGGCCGGCACGACCGTGCGCGCCGAACTGCCCCTGACCGAGTTCACCGGGGCCCCCGCGTGA
- a CDS encoding LuxR C-terminal-related transcriptional regulator, translated as MTPVRVVLVDDHPLFREGVAATLGADPRFEVVGEGASADDALTLCTALLPDLLLLDLHLPGGGVQGARTVAAACPVTRIVMLTVSEEEADVLATLKAGARGFILKGVSGRELRSILASVADGEVYVTPGLAASMLRDMPPTPTLPSGLDELTPRERQILEGVAAGRSNKEIARSLDLTEKTVKHYMTNVLQKLQVRNRVEAALLAQRAQDRG; from the coding sequence GTGACCCCCGTGCGCGTCGTGCTGGTGGACGACCACCCGCTGTTCCGGGAGGGTGTCGCCGCGACCCTGGGCGCCGACCCGCGCTTCGAGGTGGTGGGGGAGGGCGCCAGCGCCGACGACGCCCTGACCCTGTGCACCGCGCTGCTGCCGGACCTGCTGCTGCTGGACCTGCACCTGCCCGGCGGCGGCGTGCAGGGCGCCCGGACGGTCGCGGCGGCCTGCCCGGTCACGCGGATCGTGATGCTCACTGTCAGCGAGGAGGAGGCCGACGTGCTCGCCACCCTCAAGGCCGGCGCGCGCGGCTTCATCCTCAAGGGCGTGTCCGGGCGGGAACTGCGCAGCATCCTGGCCTCGGTGGCCGACGGCGAGGTGTATGTCACGCCCGGTCTGGCCGCCAGCATGCTGCGCGACATGCCCCCCACCCCCACCCTGCCCAGCGGCCTGGACGAACTCACGCCCCGCGAACGGCAGATCCTGGAGGGCGTGGCGGCCGGGCGCAGCAACAAGGAGATCGCCCGCAGCCTGGATCTGACCGAGAAGACCGTGAAGCACTACATGACGAACGTGCTGCAAAAACTTCAGGTGCGCAACCGGGTGGAGGCCGCCCTGCTGGCCCAGCGAGCCCAGGACCGCGGCTAG